The Candidatus Mycolicibacterium alkanivorans genome contains a region encoding:
- a CDS encoding methyltransferase family protein, whose product MAWGESTGAAHFALPFGDDERVVGFGVMGLPFASGHYLAYRDFPATSFSPGYRSVWHRHPDGVWTFYATTPGPLSCARYFSSATPAEPVQCDIEASWPRAWSLAVSIAGVLGQWRTIPFVIWDLTYPPARLAVWTLFWLGWAIVLAATFMIRVVRHPLMLGFLIAFWSAPTMTVGHLLFASATTGYILIALQLEERDLLATLGARYAAYRQMVPMLMPLPRIRRPASTRLTAPDRLP is encoded by the coding sequence ATGGCATGGGGGGAATCTACAGGCGCCGCCCACTTCGCACTGCCCTTCGGAGACGACGAGCGTGTCGTCGGCTTCGGTGTGATGGGTCTGCCCTTCGCCAGCGGCCACTACCTCGCCTACCGCGACTTTCCCGCCACGTCGTTCTCGCCGGGCTACCGCTCGGTGTGGCATCGACATCCCGACGGGGTGTGGACGTTCTACGCGACCACGCCGGGACCGCTCAGCTGCGCCCGCTACTTCAGCTCCGCAACCCCGGCCGAGCCCGTCCAATGCGACATCGAGGCGAGCTGGCCCCGCGCATGGTCACTCGCCGTTTCCATTGCAGGCGTCCTGGGGCAGTGGCGCACGATTCCCTTCGTGATCTGGGACCTGACGTATCCGCCTGCGCGGTTGGCGGTGTGGACGCTGTTCTGGCTGGGCTGGGCGATCGTGCTCGCCGCGACGTTCATGATCCGGGTGGTGCGCCACCCGCTGATGCTGGGATTCCTCATCGCGTTCTGGTCTGCGCCCACAATGACGGTCGGGCACTTGCTGTTCGCGTCGGCCACGACCGGCTACATCCTCATCGCGCTGCAACTCGAGGAGCGCGACCTGCTCGCCACGTTGGGCGCCCGCTATGCCGCATACCGGCAGATGGTGCCGATGCTCATGCCGCTGCCCCGGATACGTCGTCCTGCCTCGACACGGCTGACCGCCCCAGACCGGCTGCCCTAA